A single window of Sparus aurata chromosome 12, fSpaAur1.1, whole genome shotgun sequence DNA harbors:
- the LOC115592968 gene encoding uncharacterized protein LOC115592968 isoform X3 encodes MRVSQVLRLSVLLVGLCQAHRAPPPGDPSTSQEAGEVPVAQLRMLSLGLAHLLQGVEENAGRLEKQGEQVAAELDGAMKSLESLLKQSSQAGRTHRQVRKDLQIMDARGDRLWRAARDLQKGLEDLEAEQGATQQRMNRIVQKVKSLTEPRTAGQTRLHVSSAKARRLASLTSLVSAQDRLLDRRLQCIDHLEKQVSPSSTEGRF; translated from the exons ATGAGGGTGAGCCAGGTGCTGCGTCTCTCCGTTTTGCTGGTGGGACTGTGTCAGGCCCACCGAGCCCCTCCACCAGGTGACCCGTCCACATCGCAGGAGGCAGGTGAAGTCCCGGTGGCCCAGCTGAGGATGCTCTCTCTGGGACTGGCTCACCTGCTGCAGGGGGTGGAGGAGAACGCTGGGCGGCTGGAGAAACAGGGAgagcaggtggcagcagagcTGGACGGAGCTATGAAGAGTCTCGAGAGCCTCCTCAAGCAGAGTTCACAGGCAGGACGGACTCACAGGCAG GTGAGAAAGGACCTGCAGATAATGGATGCCAGAGGGGACAGGCTGTGGAGGGCAGCCAGAGATCTGCAGAAGGGCCTGGAGGATCTGGAGGCGGAGCAGGGAGCCACGCAGCAGCGGATGAACCGGATCGTCCAGAAAGTGAAGAGCCTGACTGAGCCGAGGACGGCGGGGCAAACTCGGCTCCATGTCAGCTCCGCGAAG GCCCGGCGGCTCGCCAGTCTGACCTCACTGGTGTCAGCCCAGGACAGACTGCTTGACAGACGCCTTCAGTGCATTGACCACCTGGAAAAACAG gTGTCTCCCAGCAGCACCGAGGGCAGATTCTGA
- the LOC115592968 gene encoding uncharacterized protein LOC115592968 isoform X4 translates to MRVSQVLRLSVLLVGLCQAHRAPPPGDPSTSQEAGEVPVAQLRMLSLGLAHLLQGVEENAGRLEKQGEQVAAELDGAMKSLESLLKQSSQAGRTHRQVRKDLQIMDARGDRLWRAARDLQKGLEDLEAEQGATQQRMNRIVQKVKSLTEPRTAGQTRLHVSSAKARRLASLTSLVSAQDRLLDRRLQCIDHLEKQMVLSEGR, encoded by the exons ATGAGGGTGAGCCAGGTGCTGCGTCTCTCCGTTTTGCTGGTGGGACTGTGTCAGGCCCACCGAGCCCCTCCACCAGGTGACCCGTCCACATCGCAGGAGGCAGGTGAAGTCCCGGTGGCCCAGCTGAGGATGCTCTCTCTGGGACTGGCTCACCTGCTGCAGGGGGTGGAGGAGAACGCTGGGCGGCTGGAGAAACAGGGAgagcaggtggcagcagagcTGGACGGAGCTATGAAGAGTCTCGAGAGCCTCCTCAAGCAGAGTTCACAGGCAGGACGGACTCACAGGCAG GTGAGAAAGGACCTGCAGATAATGGATGCCAGAGGGGACAGGCTGTGGAGGGCAGCCAGAGATCTGCAGAAGGGCCTGGAGGATCTGGAGGCGGAGCAGGGAGCCACGCAGCAGCGGATGAACCGGATCGTCCAGAAAGTGAAGAGCCTGACTGAGCCGAGGACGGCGGGGCAAACTCGGCTCCATGTCAGCTCCGCGAAG GCCCGGCGGCTCGCCAGTCTGACCTCACTGGTGTCAGCCCAGGACAGACTGCTTGACAGACGCCTTCAGTGCATTGACCACCTGGAAAAACAG ATGGTTCTCTCAGAGGGGAGATAG
- the LOC115592968 gene encoding uncharacterized protein LOC115592968 isoform X1, translating into MRVSQVLRLSVLLVGLCQAHRAPPPGDPSTSQEAGEVPVAQLRMLSLGLAHLLQGVEENAGRLEKQGEQVAAELDGAMKSLESLLKQSSQAGRTHRQVRKDLQIMDARGDRLWRAARDLQKGLEDLEAEQGATQQRMNRIVQKVKSLTEPRTAGQTRLHVSSAKVVLDKQARRLASLTSLVSAQDRLLDRRLQCIDHLEKQVSPSSTEGRF; encoded by the exons ATGAGGGTGAGCCAGGTGCTGCGTCTCTCCGTTTTGCTGGTGGGACTGTGTCAGGCCCACCGAGCCCCTCCACCAGGTGACCCGTCCACATCGCAGGAGGCAGGTGAAGTCCCGGTGGCCCAGCTGAGGATGCTCTCTCTGGGACTGGCTCACCTGCTGCAGGGGGTGGAGGAGAACGCTGGGCGGCTGGAGAAACAGGGAgagcaggtggcagcagagcTGGACGGAGCTATGAAGAGTCTCGAGAGCCTCCTCAAGCAGAGTTCACAGGCAGGACGGACTCACAGGCAG GTGAGAAAGGACCTGCAGATAATGGATGCCAGAGGGGACAGGCTGTGGAGGGCAGCCAGAGATCTGCAGAAGGGCCTGGAGGATCTGGAGGCGGAGCAGGGAGCCACGCAGCAGCGGATGAACCGGATCGTCCAGAAAGTGAAGAGCCTGACTGAGCCGAGGACGGCGGGGCAAACTCGGCTCCATGTCAGCTCCGCGAAG GTTGTCCTCGATAAACAGGCCCGGCGGCTCGCCAGTCTGACCTCACTGGTGTCAGCCCAGGACAGACTGCTTGACAGACGCCTTCAGTGCATTGACCACCTGGAAAAACAG gTGTCTCCCAGCAGCACCGAGGGCAGATTCTGA
- the LOC115592968 gene encoding uncharacterized protein LOC115592968 isoform X2, whose product MRVSQVLRLSVLLVGLCQAHRAPPPGDPSTSQEAGEVPVAQLRMLSLGLAHLLQGVEENAGRLEKQGEQVAAELDGAMKSLESLLKQSSQAGRTHRQVRKDLQIMDARGDRLWRAARDLQKGLEDLEAEQGATQQRMNRIVQKVKSLTEPRTAGQTRLHVSSAKVVLDKQARRLASLTSLVSAQDRLLDRRLQCIDHLEKQMVLSEGR is encoded by the exons ATGAGGGTGAGCCAGGTGCTGCGTCTCTCCGTTTTGCTGGTGGGACTGTGTCAGGCCCACCGAGCCCCTCCACCAGGTGACCCGTCCACATCGCAGGAGGCAGGTGAAGTCCCGGTGGCCCAGCTGAGGATGCTCTCTCTGGGACTGGCTCACCTGCTGCAGGGGGTGGAGGAGAACGCTGGGCGGCTGGAGAAACAGGGAgagcaggtggcagcagagcTGGACGGAGCTATGAAGAGTCTCGAGAGCCTCCTCAAGCAGAGTTCACAGGCAGGACGGACTCACAGGCAG GTGAGAAAGGACCTGCAGATAATGGATGCCAGAGGGGACAGGCTGTGGAGGGCAGCCAGAGATCTGCAGAAGGGCCTGGAGGATCTGGAGGCGGAGCAGGGAGCCACGCAGCAGCGGATGAACCGGATCGTCCAGAAAGTGAAGAGCCTGACTGAGCCGAGGACGGCGGGGCAAACTCGGCTCCATGTCAGCTCCGCGAAG GTTGTCCTCGATAAACAGGCCCGGCGGCTCGCCAGTCTGACCTCACTGGTGTCAGCCCAGGACAGACTGCTTGACAGACGCCTTCAGTGCATTGACCACCTGGAAAAACAG ATGGTTCTCTCAGAGGGGAGATAG